A genomic stretch from Camarhynchus parvulus chromosome 11, STF_HiC, whole genome shotgun sequence includes:
- the PSMD7 gene encoding 26S proteasome non-ATPase regulatory subunit 7, with amino-acid sequence MPELAVDRVVVHPLVLLSVVDHFNRIGKVGNQKRVVGVLLGSWQKKILDVSNSFAVPFDEDDKDDTVWFLDHDYLENMYGMFKKVNARERIVGWYHTGPKLHKNDIAINELMKRYCPNSVLVIIDVKPKDLGLPTEAYISVEEVHDDGTPTSKTFEHVTSEIGAEEAEEVGVEHLLRDIKDTTVGTLSQRITNQVHGLKGLNSKLLDIRSYLEKVALGKLPINHQIIYHLQDVFNLLPDVNLQEFVKAFYLKTNDQMVVVYLASLIRSVVALHNLINNKIANRDAEKKEGQEKEESKKERKDEKEKDKEKSDGKKEEKKEKK; translated from the exons ATGCCGGAGCTGGCCGTGGACAGGGTGGTCGTGCACCCGCTGGTGCTGCTCAGCGTCGTCGATCACTTCAACAG AATAGGAAAAGTGGGAAATCAGAAGCGAGTGGTTGgagtgctgctgggctcctggcagAAGAAGATCCTGGATGTGTCCAACAGTTTTGCAG TACCCTTTGATGAGGATGACAAGGATGATACCGTGTGGTTCCTGGACCATGACTATCTGGAGAACATGTATGGAATGTTTAAGAAGGTCAATG CCAGAGAAAGAATCGTGGGGTGGTACCACACGGGCCCGAAGCTGCACAAGAACGACATTGCCATCAACGAGCTGATGAAGAGATACTGCCCCAACTCT GTGCTGGTGATCATTGATGTGAAGCCAAaggacctggggctgcccaCAGAAGCCTACATCTCCGTGGAGGAGGTCCATGAT GACGGCACCCCGACCTCCAAGACCTTTGAGCACGTGACGAGTGAGATTGGtgcagaggaggctgaggaagTGGGAGTGGAGCACCTGCTGAG GGACATCAAGGACACCACAGTGGGCACGCTGTCCCAGCGGATCACAAACCAGGTCCATGGCTTGAAGGGACTGAACTCCAAACTTCTGGACATCAGGAGCTACCTAGAGAAAGTAGCCCTGGGCAAACTCCCCATCAACCACCAGATCATCTACCACCTCCAGGACGTCTTCAACCTGCTCCCAGACGTGAACCTGCAGGAGTTTGTCAAGGCCTTTTACCTGAAGACCAACGACCAGATGGTGGTGGTGTACCTGGCCTCGCTCATCCGCTCCGTTGTGGCCCTGCACAACCTCATCAACAACAAGATTGCCAACAGGGATGCggagaagaaggaaggacaggaaaaagaagaaagtaaaaaggagaggaaagatgagaaggagaaggacaaggagaagAGTGATGgcaagaaagaggagaaaaaggagaagaagtaA
- the WWP2 gene encoding NEDD4-like E3 ubiquitin-protein ligase WWP2 isoform X2: MQHFSQRFLYQSSGAPSDNDPLGPLPPGWEKRQDNGRVYYVNHNTRTTQWEDPRTQGMIQEPPLPPGWEMKYTNESVRYFVDHNTRTTTFKDPRPGFESGSKHGGSPGAYDRSFRWKYHQFRFLCHSNALPSHVKISVSRQTLFEDSFQQIMNMKPYDLRRRLYIIMRGEEGLDYGGIAREWFFLLSHEVLNPMYCLFEYAGKNNYCLQINPASSINPDHLTYFRFIGRFIAMALYHGKFIDTGFTLPFYKRMLNKRPTLKDLESIDPEFYNSIVWTKENSLEECGLELYFIQDMEILGKVTTHELKEGGESIRVTEENKEEYIMLLTDWRFTRGVEEQTKAFLDGFNEVVPLEWLRYFDEKELELMLCGMQEIDMNDWQKNTIYRHYTKNSKQIQWFWQVVKEMDNEKRIRLLQFVTGTCRLPVGGFAELIGSNGPQKFCIDKVGKETWLPRSHTCFNRLDLPPYKSYEQLKEKLLYAIEETEGFGQE; encoded by the exons TCCTCCGGAGCCCCGTCCGACAATGATCCTCTGGGGCCCCTTCCTCCCGGCTGGG AGAAGAGACAGGACAATGGGCGAGTGTATTACGTGAACCACAACACCCGGACCACGCAGTGGGAAGACCCTCGCACGCAGGG GATGATCCaggagccgccgctgccgccgggcTGGGAGATGAAGTACACGAACGAGAGCGTGCGGTACTTCGTGGACCACAACACCCGCACCACCACCTTCAAGGACCCGCGCCCGGGCTTCGAGTCGGG GAGCAAGCACGGCGGCTCCCCGGGCGCCTACGACCGGAGCTTTCGCTGGAAGTACCACCAGTTCCGCTTCCTCTGCCAC TCAAACGCGCTGCCCAGCCACGTGAAGATCAGCGTGTCTCGGCAGACGCTCTTCGAGGACTCCTTCCAGCAG ATCATGAACATGAAGCCGTACGACCTGCGGCGCCGGCTGTACATCATCATGCGCGGGGAGGAGGGCCTGGACTACGGTGGCATCGCCAG GGAGTGGTTCTTCCTCCTGTCCCACGAGGTGCTCAACCCCATGTACTGCCTCTTCGAGTATGCAGGCAAGAACAACTACTGCCTGCAGATCAACCCTGCCTCCTCCATCAACCCCGACCACCTCACCTACTTCCGCTTCATCGGCCGCTTCATCGCCATG gctctgtACCACGGGAAGTTCATCGATACCGGCTTCACGCTGCCCTTCTACAAACGGATGCTGAACAAGCGCCCGACGCTGAAGGACCTGGAGTCCATTGACCCCGAGTTCTACAACTCCATTGTCTGGACCAA GGAGAACAGCCTGGAGGAGTGCGGCCTGGAGCTGTACTTCATCCAGGACATGGAGATCCTGGGCAAGGTGACCACCCACGAGCTGAAGGAGGGCGGTGAGAGCATCCGTGTGACGGAGGAGAACAAGGAGGAGTACATCAT gctgctgacGGACTGGAGGTTCACGCGGGGCGTGGAGGAGCAGACCAAGGCGTTCCTGGACGGCTTCAACGAGGTGGTGCCGCTGGAGTGGCTGCGCTACTTCGAcgagaaggagctggag ctgatgCTGTGCGGGATGCAGGAGATCGACATGAACGACTGGCAGAAAAATACCATCTACAGGCACTACACCAAGAACAGCAAACAGATCCAGTGGTTCTGGCAG GTGGTTAAGGAGATGGACAATGAGAAGAGGATCCGGCTGCTGCAGTTCGTGACGGGGACCTGCCGCCTGCCCGTCGGGGGCTTTGCTGAGCTCATCG GCAGCAACGGGCCCCAGAAATTCTGCATCGATAAAGTTGGCAAAGAGACGTGGCTGCCACGGAGTCACACGTG CTTCAACCGCCTGGATCTCCCTCCCTACAAGAGCTACGAACAGCTGAAGGAGAAGCTGCTTTACGCCATCGAGGAGACGGAAGGGTTTGGACAGGAGTGA